The proteins below are encoded in one region of Belonocnema kinseyi isolate 2016_QV_RU_SX_M_011 chromosome 1, B_treatae_v1, whole genome shotgun sequence:
- the LOC117172538 gene encoding uncharacterized protein LOC117172538 has translation MAHHPAMYPDTAVSSDHFRPPSPPGPPPFSSVLDTKVEDFQILKIYPERNENRVLKLVVYNFLPKRELFLKNAFGRPDEKPTGAQIILIQGNGDGLALVQKREHGPTVFRALFTIPPYPKGIRSKVNVRSNEVKPLDPQEAWEVPCGTNLNDLYTKKRAGVIFKPKRNRSIRQKI, from the coding sequence ATGGCACATCATCCTGCCATGTATCCTGATACTGCTGTGTCATCTGATCATTTCAGGCCCCCGTCTCCTCCTGGCCCGCCCCCCTTTTCTTCAGTACTTGACACTAAagttgaagattttcaaattttaaaaatttatcccgaGAGAAATGAGAACCGGGTCCTTAAACTTGTAGTATACAATTTTCTTCCCAAACgagaattgtttttgaaaaatgcttttggTAGGCCCGACGAAAAGCCAACCGGAGCACAAATTATCTTGATACAAGGAAATGGTGATGGCCTTGCATTAGTGCAAAAACGAGAACATGGTCCGACAGTTTTTCGTGCACTATTTACAATACCTCCTTATCCAAAAGGAATACGATCGAAAGTGAACGTAAGAAGCAACGAAGTTAAACCATTGGATCCACAAGAAGCCTGGGAAGTTCCATGTGGAACTAATTTAAATGATCTTTATACAAAAAAGCGTGCAGGTGTTATATTTAAGCCCAAGAGAAATCGATcaattcgacaaaaaatttga